One stretch of Archocentrus centrarchus isolate MPI-CPG fArcCen1 chromosome 5, fArcCen1, whole genome shotgun sequence DNA includes these proteins:
- the LOC115779889 gene encoding uncharacterized protein K02A2.6-like, whose translation MATIGTLAPYDPKSQTWDEYSEILEQFFAANGITNADRQKAILISVVGASTYSLMRNLLSPAKPKDKTFQELVTLMKNHFEPKPSEIVQRYKFDSRNRKPSETVMEYVAELRRLAQDCNYGNTLQQRLRDRIVCGINDDRIQRRLLSETDLTFDKALSIAVSLETVNKNAQDLRTSGATAKCFSITRGSQEARTFKGESRECYRCKGTNHTAANCKYKQEKCYVCGKVGHITRACRNKAKQNQKKYGLKTEKTDKKQSSHYHSHKVHEIGDGSKSESSEEDSFTLNCIKCIQEHQSKLYRLGRRSAVHLRKVDPYTVDMELNDQVLTFEIDTGCCLTVTNEQTWKCCKLPSLRPAKIKLESYTGDPVKVIGVTAVRVRYKQQRKTLPLVVVEGDGPSLLGRGWLEEIHLDWREIKNKHKAKKVHQVKTTENNTLQQVLSKHEDVFKEELGTLKGTKATIHVKRDATPRFFRPRSVPFAMRAKVDEEIDRLLKENIISPVKYAEWAAPVVPILKPIGTVRLCGDYKLTVNTVASLEQYPIPRVEDLFAALSGGKQFSKLDMSHAYQQILLDDKSKKYVTVNTHRGLFTYNRLPFGVASAPAIFQRTMEGLLKGIPLVAVYLDDILVSGVNEADHLKNLDEVLVRLKEAGLRLKRSKCVFMQNDVEYLGHKVDAQGLHPVEKKVKAIMDAPTPTSVTELKAYLVKDPWGSCHAHSLQLKRDILSLTKKKPIPQMGSPRVQRWAVTLSAYEYHIVYKPGKHHANADALSRLPVPDTAPEKEMTEQVLMMDVLDDTLVDTTQLKCWTAKDIILSQVHEYTLKGWPAQTDTRFKPYQQRKMELSVRDGCVLWGARVIIPTKGRDKILKLLHQTHTGMSKMKGLARSYVWWPGMDESIEREVQSCDECQKHHKSPPTAPLHPWEWPESPWSRIHVVYAGPFLGEMFLLIVDAHSKWMDIYPVKSPTSQATIEKLRQSFSVFGLPKMLVSDNGTCFTSAEFATFMKRNGIDHVRSAPFHPSSNGLAERAVQTFKEGMKKVKGDTLQTRLSRFLFSYRITPHATTGLSPAELMMSRRLRSAFDLLMPDVKTKVQQKQLKQKESHDTKKKLRSFAPGDKVFIRNYSYGPKWIPAVILSSSGPVSYTVTIGNGQTLKRHVDQVRSRLKDTVPSELDTEGEPGPDTDSGSHNCLPTIMDTTSQALSCDPQELPPAPNIQAQPDAPAAPEVRRSQRERRSPVHLKDFVR comes from the exons ATGGCTACAATCGGTACGTTGGCACCGTACGATCCCAAAAGCCAAACGTGGGATGAGTACAGTGAAATACTGGAGCAGTTTTTCGCAGCTAATGGGATTACTAACGCAGACAGGCAAAAGGCAATATTAATAAGTGTCGTTGGAGCATCGACCTACAGCCTGATGCGTAACCTTCTCAGCCCAGCCAAGCCAAAGGACAAAACTTTCCAAGAGCTTGTAACTCTGATGAAAAACCACTTTGAACCAAAGCCCAGTGAAATTGTGCAAAGGTACAAATTTGATTCCCGCAACCGCAAGCCCAGTGAAACTGTCATGGAGTACGTGGCCGAGCTGCGTCGCTTAGCGCAGGATTGTAACTATGGCAACACGTTGCAACAGAGGCTGAGAGACCGGATCGTCTGCGGAATTAATGACGACAGAATTCAGAGGCGTCTCCTGTCAGAAACAGACCTCACGTTTGACAAGGCTCTGTCAATCGCTGTGTCACTGGAGACCGTAAATAAAAATGCCCAGGACCTACGGACCTCAGGTGcgacagcaaaatgtttcagcaTCACCCGAGGGTCGCAGGAGGCTCGTACATTTAAAGGAGAAAGCAGAGAGTGTTATCGATGCAAAGGaaccaatcacacagcagccaACTGTAAgtacaaacaagaaaaatgttatgtttGTGGCAAAGTAGGCCACATAACAAGAGCATGTAGGAACAAAGCTAAACAGAACCAGAAGAAGTATggactaaaaactgaaaagacagacaaaaagcaGAGTTCACACTACCATTCTCACAAAGTTCATGAGATAGGTGATGGAAGTAAAAGTGAGAGCTCAGAAGAGGACTCATTCACACTTAACTGTATCAAGTGTATCCAAGAGCATCAGAGTAAACTGTACAGATTAGGGCGCCGGAGTGCAGTGCACCTGAGAAAAGTAGACCCCTACACTGTGGATATGGAACTTAATGATCAAGTTTTAACCTTTGAAATTGATACTGGATGCTGCCTAACAGTTACAAATGAACAGACTTGGAAATGCTGCAAACTCCCCAGCCTGAGGCCTGCCAAAATCAAGCTGGAATCATACACAGGGGATCCTGTGAAGGTGATTGGGGTAACAGCTGTCAGAGTCAGGTACaagcagcagaggaaaacaCTGCCCCTTGTGGTGGTCGAAGGGGACGGCCCCAGCTTGCTAGGACGAGGCTGGCTAGAGGAAATACACCTGGACTGGagagaaatcaaaaacaaacacaaagctaaGAAGGTGCACCAGGTaaagacaacagaaaataacacaCTACAGCAAGTTTTAAGCAAACATGAGGATGTGTTCAAAGAGGAGTTGGGCACCCTGAAAGGCACAAAAGCAACCATTCATGTAAAACGGGATGCTACCCCACGATTTTTccgtccacgatcagttccgtTTGCCATGCGAGCAAAAGTAGATGAGGAAATAGACCGACtgctaaaagaaaacataatctCACCTGTGAAATATGCTGAATGGGCGGCACCTGTTGTGCCGATTCTGAAGCCTATAGGGACAGTAAGGTTGTGTGGAGACTACAAGCTTACTGTAAACACAGTAGCTTCTCTGGAACAGTATCCAATACCCAGAGTGGAGGACCTGTTTGCTGCACTTTCTGGAGGAAAGCAGTTCTCAAAACTGGATATGAGCCACGCTTACCAGCAAATACTCCTGGATGACAAGTCCAAAAAGTATGTGACAGTGAACACACACCGGGGGCTGTTCACATATAACAGACTGCCTTTTGGAGTGGCTTCTGCTCCAGCCATTTTCCAGAGGACCATGGAAGGCCTTTTGAAAGGGATACCCCTAGTGGCTGTGTATTTAGATGACATTTTGGTGAGCGGGGTGAATGAGGCAGATCATCTAAAGAACCTGGATGAGGTGTTGGTCAGGTTGAAAGAGGCAGGCTTACGATTGAAAAGAAGTAAGTGTGTCTTCATGCAAAATGACGTGGAGTACTTGGGGCACAAAGTGGATGCACAGGGGCTGCACCCTGTAGAAAAGAAAGTTAAAGCCATCATGGACGCTCCTACTCCTACAAGTGTCACAGAACTCAAAGCATACTTAG TGAAAGACCCCTGGGGTTCATGTCACGCACACTCTCTCCAGCTGAAAAGAGATATTCTCAGCTTGACAAAGAAG AAGCCTATACCTCAGATGGGCTCACCAAGAGTGCAAAGATGGGCTGTGACATTGAGTGCCTATGAGTACCACATTGTGTACAAACCTGGAAAACACCATGCAAATGCAGATGCGCTTAGCAGATTACCTGTACCAGACACGGCCCCTGAAAAAGAGATGACAGAACAAGTCTTAATGATGGATGTATTAGATGACACACTTGTGGACACCACACAGCTCAAATGCTGGACAGCTAAGGATATCATCTTGTCCCAAGTTCATGAGTATACCTTAAAGGGCTGGCCGGCACAGACCGATACTCGCTTCAAACCATatcaacaaagaaaaatggaacTGAGTGTGAGGGATGGATGTGTGCTCTGGGGAGCTAGAGTAATTATCCCCACCAAAGGCAGAGACAAAATACTGAAACTTCTGCACCAGACTCACACAGGCATGTCAAAGATGAAGGGCCTGGCAAGGTCATATGTATGGTGGCCGGGGATGGATGAGAGTATCGAAAGAGAGGTACAGTCATGTGACGAGTgtcaaaaacaccacaaatcacCACCCACTGCACCATTACACCCCTGGGAATGGCCAGAATCACCGTGGTCAAGGATTCATGTGGTTTATGCAGGGCCATTCTTAGGTGAAATGTTTCTCCTCATTGTGGATGCTCATTCTAAATGGATGGACATTTACCCAGTGAAATCGCCTACATCACAGGCTACCATTGAGAAACTGAGACAGAGTTTCAGTGTGTTCGGTCTGCCGAAAATGTTGGTATCAGACAATGGAACATGTTTCACAAGTGCTGAATTTGCGACATTCATGAAGCGAAATGGAATTGATCATGTGAGATCAGCACCTTTTCATCCATCTTCCAATGGCCTGGCAGAGAGGGCAGTCCAGACCTTCAAGGAGGGGatgaagaaagtaaaaggtgacacactgcaaacaagaCTGTCAAGATTTCTGTTCAGTTATCGCATTACGCCGCATGCAACAACAGGCTTGTCACCAGCGGAGTTGATGATGTCTCGGAGACTCAGATCAGCTTTTGACCTGCTCATGCCTGATGTAAAAACCAAAGTGCagcaaaaacaactgaaacagaaagagagtcATGACACAAAGAAGAAACTGAGAAGTTTTGCACCAGGAGACAAGGTGTTCATCAGAAACTACTCCTACGGTCCAAAGTGGATCCCAGCTGTTATCTTGAGCtcatcaggtcctgtgtcataCACTGTCACCATTGGAAATGGTCAAACCCTGAAACGACATGTGGATCAGGTGAGATCCAGATTAAAAGACACTGTCCCAAGTGAACTAGacacagagggggaaccggGACCTGACACAGACTCGGGCTCCCACAACTGCTTACCCACCATAATGGACACAACTTCACAAGCCTTGTCATGTGATCCTCAGGAGCTGCCACCTGCTCCAAACATCCAGGCTCAGCCTGATGCACCAGCTGCGCCTGAGGTGCGACGTTCTCAGCGAGAGAGACGTTCACCTGTGCATCTCAAAGACTTTGTTAGATAG